A DNA window from Microcystis aeruginosa NIES-843 contains the following coding sequences:
- a CDS encoding AAA family ATPase: MSKNSIPRIENLRVQNYRALQDLELKSITPLTVFLGPNGSGKSTIFDVFAFLSECFTVGLKKAWDRRGRFKELRTRGQEGYIIIELKYREKLASPLITYHLAINEANNRPYVAEEWLQWRQGAKGKPYRFLDFKEGGGIVVSGENPKPKDKRISERLDSPEFLAVSTLGQLAKHPRVSALRRFITSWYLSYLTADNTRTQPEAGAQERLSPTGDNLPNVIQYLKEDHPQRLESILQTLSRRIPRLEKVEASIMPNGQLLLQIKDAPFQEPILAKFASDGTLKMLAYLTILYDPSPPQLLGIEEPENHLHPRLLPELAEECRAATASTQLMVTTHSPFFVDGLKPEEVWVLYRDENGFTQAKRTSAMQGVKEFIQNGALLGQLWMEDYFDVGNPSI, encoded by the coding sequence ATGTCTAAAAACTCTATACCTCGAATCGAAAATCTGCGCGTGCAAAATTACCGAGCTTTACAGGACTTAGAATTAAAAAGCATTACTCCTTTAACCGTTTTTCTCGGTCCTAATGGGAGCGGAAAATCTACCATATTTGATGTCTTTGCTTTCCTCTCTGAATGTTTTACTGTTGGTTTAAAAAAAGCTTGGGACAGACGGGGAAGATTTAAAGAATTAAGAACCAGAGGACAAGAAGGTTACATCATTATCGAATTAAAATATCGAGAAAAATTGGCATCACCTTTAATTACCTATCATTTGGCTATTAATGAAGCTAACAATCGCCCTTATGTTGCCGAAGAATGGTTACAGTGGAGACAAGGAGCGAAGGGCAAACCTTATCGCTTTTTAGACTTTAAAGAAGGGGGAGGAATAGTGGTTAGTGGAGAAAATCCCAAACCAAAAGATAAACGAATTTCTGAACGATTAGACTCCCCGGAATTTTTAGCTGTTAGTACCCTCGGACAATTGGCCAAACATCCCCGGGTTAGTGCTTTGCGTCGTTTTATCACAAGTTGGTATCTTTCCTACTTAACCGCAGATAATACTCGCACTCAACCAGAAGCAGGAGCGCAAGAAAGATTATCGCCAACTGGTGACAATTTACCTAATGTTATTCAATATTTAAAAGAAGATCATCCTCAACGATTAGAATCTATTTTACAAACCCTTTCTCGTCGAATTCCCAGATTAGAAAAAGTAGAAGCATCTATTATGCCGAATGGACAGCTTTTACTTCAAATTAAAGACGCACCTTTTCAAGAGCCAATTCTTGCCAAATTTGCCTCCGATGGCACTTTAAAAATGTTGGCTTATTTAACTATATTATATGATCCAAGCCCTCCGCAATTACTGGGAATAGAAGAACCAGAAAATCATCTTCATCCCCGTTTATTACCTGAATTAGCAGAAGAATGTCGGGCAGCGACCGCAAGTACACAATTAATGGTAACAACTCATTCTCCCTTTTTTGTAGATGGTTTGAAACCAGAGGAGGTTTGGGTACTTTATCGAGATGAAAATGGTTTTACTCAAGCTAAACGTACTTCAGCAATGCAAGGAGTTAAGGAATTTATTCAAAATGGTGCTTTGTTGGGTCAATTATGGATGGAGGACTATTTTGATGTGGGTAATCCTAGCATTTAA